A genomic region of Noviherbaspirillum sp. L7-7A contains the following coding sequences:
- the lysM gene encoding peptidoglycan-binding protein LysM — MGLLSFVKEAGQKLFNLGANDAKAATPAAAPSPAAPPTQAEVAALNDTAANAILTYIKTQNLPVENLQVKFDGASATATVSGQARDQATREKVVLCCGNIHSVEHVDDQMTVATPAPEAKYYTVVSGDTLSKISKQMYGDANKYNAIFEANKPMLTSPDKIYPGQMLRIPPQA, encoded by the coding sequence GTGGGACTTTTATCGTTCGTCAAGGAAGCAGGCCAGAAACTGTTCAATCTCGGCGCCAATGACGCCAAGGCAGCCACCCCGGCCGCCGCGCCTTCTCCGGCCGCGCCGCCGACCCAGGCCGAAGTTGCCGCCCTGAACGATACGGCGGCCAATGCCATCCTCACCTATATCAAGACGCAGAACCTGCCGGTGGAGAACCTGCAGGTGAAGTTCGACGGCGCCAGCGCCACGGCCACCGTGAGCGGCCAGGCCAGGGACCAGGCGACCAGGGAAAAAGTCGTGCTCTGCTGCGGCAACATCCACTCCGTCGAACATGTGGATGACCAGATGACGGTAGCCACGCCGGCGCCGGAAGCCAAGTACTACACCGTGGTCAGCGGCGACACGCTGTCGAAGATCTCCAAGCAGATGTATGGCGATGCCAACAAGTACAACGCCATCTTCGAGGCCAACAAGCCGATGCTGACCAGCCCGGACAAGATCTATCCGGGCCAGATGCTGCGCATTCCGCCGCAGGCCTGA
- the pstS gene encoding phosphate ABC transporter substrate-binding protein PstS translates to MFKAIRKSMAVAVGAVVLVASAHAADITGAGATFPYPIYAKWAEAYKKATGTGLNYQSIGSGGGIKQIKARTVDFGASDMPLAAEELNKEGLLQFPAIMGGVVPVVNLDGIAAGQLKMTGPVLADIYLGKITKWNAAEISALNPGLKLPDAEITVVHRADGSGTSFLWTDYLSRTSPDFKSTVGAGTAVKWPVGVGGKGNEGVAANVQRMKGAIGYVEYAYAKKNNIAHVQLKNRDGQFVQPDDETFKAAAANADWARTPGMAVVLTDQAGRNAWPVTGASFILMHRSQADSAKGRDVLKFFDWAYREGGAMAAELDYVSMPPAVVKQVADLWKGEVKDGSGKAMW, encoded by the coding sequence ATGTTCAAAGCCATCAGGAAATCCATGGCAGTCGCCGTCGGCGCTGTTGTTCTCGTCGCTTCTGCGCATGCCGCGGACATCACCGGCGCCGGCGCCACCTTTCCCTATCCGATCTACGCCAAATGGGCGGAAGCCTACAAGAAGGCCACCGGCACCGGCCTGAACTACCAGTCGATCGGCTCCGGCGGCGGCATCAAGCAGATCAAGGCCAGGACCGTGGACTTCGGGGCCTCCGACATGCCCCTGGCAGCCGAAGAGTTGAACAAGGAAGGCCTGCTGCAGTTTCCTGCCATCATGGGCGGCGTGGTGCCGGTGGTGAACCTGGACGGCATCGCCGCCGGCCAGCTGAAGATGACCGGCCCGGTGCTGGCCGACATCTACCTCGGCAAGATCACCAAGTGGAATGCAGCCGAGATCTCGGCGCTGAACCCCGGCTTGAAGCTGCCTGACGCCGAAATCACCGTGGTGCATCGCGCCGATGGTTCCGGCACCTCCTTCCTGTGGACCGATTACCTGTCCAGGACCAGCCCGGACTTCAAGAGCACGGTCGGCGCCGGCACCGCGGTGAAATGGCCGGTGGGCGTGGGCGGCAAGGGTAATGAAGGCGTGGCCGCCAACGTGCAGCGGATGAAGGGCGCGATCGGCTATGTCGAATATGCCTATGCGAAGAAAAACAATATCGCCCATGTCCAGCTGAAGAACCGTGACGGCCAGTTCGTGCAGCCGGACGACGAGACCTTCAAGGCCGCCGCCGCCAACGCCGACTGGGCCAGGACGCCCGGCATGGCCGTGGTCCTGACCGACCAGGCCGGCAGGAATGCCTGGCCGGTGACGGGCGCCTCCTTCATCCTGATGCACCGCAGCCAGGCCGACTCGGCCAAGGGCCGCGACGTGCTGAAGTTCTTCGACTGGGCCTACAGGGAAGGCGGCGCGATGGCCGCCGAGCTGGACTATGTGTCCATGCCGCCGGCGGTGGTGAAGCAGGTGGCCGACCTGTGGAAGGGCGAAGTCAAGGATGGCAGCGGCAAGGCCATGTGGTAA
- a CDS encoding glutathione peroxidase, whose amino-acid sequence MGLHRLFLCIGIALASGPVLAQTPAAPSCPALLDHQFKRLQDEAPQNLCQYAGKVTLVVNTASYCGYTSQYEGLEALYAKYRERGLVVLGFPSNDFGGQEPGNSKQIADFCFNTYGVKFPMFAKSVVTGKQANPLHAQLAAATGQMPAWNFHKYLVGRDGKVIASYPSQVTPQDGRLKAAIEKALGS is encoded by the coding sequence ATGGGTTTGCATCGCCTGTTTCTTTGCATCGGCATCGCGCTTGCCAGTGGCCCCGTATTGGCGCAAACGCCGGCGGCGCCGTCCTGCCCGGCGCTGCTGGACCATCAGTTCAAGCGGCTGCAGGACGAGGCGCCGCAAAATCTTTGCCAGTACGCCGGCAAGGTGACGCTGGTGGTCAACACCGCCAGCTATTGCGGTTACACCAGCCAGTACGAAGGCCTGGAAGCGCTGTATGCGAAATACCGCGAGCGCGGCCTGGTTGTGCTGGGATTTCCATCGAATGATTTCGGCGGCCAGGAACCGGGCAACAGCAAGCAGATCGCCGATTTCTGCTTCAACACCTATGGCGTGAAGTTTCCGATGTTCGCCAAGTCCGTGGTGACCGGCAAACAGGCCAATCCGCTGCATGCCCAGCTGGCGGCGGCCACCGGCCAGATGCCGGCCTGGAATTTCCACAAATACCTGGTGGGAAGGGACGGCAAGGTGATCGCCAGCTATCCGAGCCAGGTCACGCCGCAGGACGGCCGGCTGAAGGCGGCGATCGAAAAGGCGCTGGGCTCCTGA
- a CDS encoding adenylyltransferase/cytidyltransferase family protein, which translates to MPVPPLPAATPDFERKLCSRMELAARVARLPRPVVLTNGVFDILHRGHVTYLAQARSLGASLVVAVNTDASVKRLGKGDDRPLNQCEDRMALLSALESVSLAVPFDDDTALETVLLARPDIYVKGGDYDMAAIPEGQAVLAYGGQAVAIEFRHDRSTTKLLEKVRRG; encoded by the coding sequence ATGCCGGTCCCGCCGCTGCCCGCCGCCACGCCCGATTTCGAGCGCAAGCTCTGCTCCCGGATGGAACTGGCGGCGCGGGTGGCTCGGTTGCCCAGGCCGGTGGTGCTGACCAATGGCGTGTTCGATATCCTGCATCGCGGCCATGTAACCTACCTGGCGCAGGCCAGGAGCCTCGGTGCCTCGCTGGTGGTGGCGGTCAATACCGATGCGTCGGTCAAGCGCCTGGGCAAGGGCGACGACCGGCCGCTCAATCAGTGTGAAGACCGCATGGCCCTGCTCTCGGCGCTGGAATCGGTGAGCCTGGCCGTGCCCTTCGACGACGACACGGCGCTGGAGACAGTGCTGCTGGCGCGTCCCGACATCTATGTGAAGGGCGGCGACTATGACATGGCCGCCATCCCGGAAGGCCAGGCCGTGCTGGCCTATGGCGGCCAGGCGGTGGCGATCGAATTCCGCCATGACCGCTCCACCACCAAGCTGCTGGAAAAGGTCAGGCGCGGCTGA
- a CDS encoding ferritin-like domain-containing protein, translated as MLYPELFKSLEQVRWSMDRDIPWDQFDGSKLTDEQAQTIKMNAITEWSALPATEMFLRDNRGDSDFCAFMSVWFFEEQKHSLVLMEYLRRFRPELVPTEEELHNVRFEFDPAPPLETLMMHFCGEIRLNHWYRCASEWHSEPVIKNIYKIISQDEARHGGAYLRYMKKALSEHGDVARAAFAKIGVLMASARRTEKPLHPTNLHVNQALFPNDTVQSRLPDPEWLEAWLDNQIRFDAEWEKKVVDRILHNMALLFDRPFATVQELNRYRKEVAGRLAAETAPQDA; from the coding sequence ATGTTGTACCCAGAACTGTTTAAATCGCTCGAGCAAGTGCGCTGGAGCATGGATCGCGACATTCCGTGGGATCAATTCGATGGCAGCAAGCTGACTGACGAGCAGGCGCAGACCATCAAGATGAATGCGATCACCGAATGGTCCGCGCTGCCGGCAACGGAAATGTTTTTGCGTGACAACCGTGGTGACAGCGACTTCTGCGCTTTCATGTCGGTCTGGTTTTTCGAGGAGCAGAAGCATTCGCTGGTGCTGATGGAATACCTGCGCCGCTTCCGCCCGGAACTGGTGCCGACCGAGGAAGAACTGCACAACGTGCGCTTCGAGTTCGATCCGGCGCCGCCGCTGGAAACCCTGATGATGCACTTCTGCGGCGAAATCCGCCTCAATCACTGGTATCGCTGCGCCTCCGAATGGCACAGCGAGCCGGTGATCAAGAACATCTACAAGATCATCAGCCAGGACGAGGCGCGCCATGGCGGCGCCTATCTGCGCTACATGAAGAAGGCCCTGTCCGAGCATGGCGATGTGGCGCGCGCCGCTTTCGCGAAGATCGGCGTGCTGATGGCGTCGGCCCGTCGCACCGAGAAGCCGCTGCATCCGACCAACCTGCACGTGAACCAGGCGCTGTTCCCCAACGACACGGTGCAGAGCCGCCTGCCGGACCCGGAATGGCTGGAAGCGTGGCTGGACAACCAGATCCGCTTCGATGCCGAGTGGGAAAAGAAAGTGGTCGACCGCATCCTGCACAACATGGCGCTGCTGTTCGACCGGCCATTCGCCACGGTTCAGGAACTGAATCGCTACCGCAAGGAAGTCGCAGGCCGCCTGGCTGCCGAGACGGCGCCGCAGGACGCCTGA